One window of the Janthinobacterium sp. PAMC25594 genome contains the following:
- a CDS encoding LysE family translocator, with protein sequence MTDLLPLMSYCFVMSATPGPNNVMLATTGANFGYRGALPVIIGIQTGIFVQTMLMCVGLGSVFVAYPMAQQVLRIAGALYLMFLAWKLAGASVAGSSAPKAVSFAQAALFQALNPKSWLKAITMASVFMPAQGNMLASALLVSVTGTVVGMPCNAMWALFGISIRGVLKAPRNQRIFNLAMGAILLLLAVTFLR encoded by the coding sequence ATGACCGACCTCCTGCCCCTGATGAGCTATTGCTTTGTGATGTCCGCCACGCCCGGGCCGAATAACGTCATGCTGGCCACCACCGGCGCCAATTTCGGCTATCGCGGCGCGCTGCCCGTCATCATCGGCATCCAGACCGGCATCTTCGTGCAGACCATGCTCATGTGCGTGGGGCTGGGCAGCGTGTTCGTCGCGTACCCGATGGCGCAGCAGGTGCTGCGCATCGCGGGCGCGCTGTACCTGATGTTTTTGGCCTGGAAGCTGGCCGGCGCCTCGGTGGCGGGCAGCAGCGCACCGAAGGCCGTGTCGTTTGCGCAGGCGGCGCTGTTTCAGGCGCTGAACCCGAAGAGCTGGCTCAAGGCGATCACCATGGCGTCGGTCTTCATGCCTGCGCAGGGCAACATGCTCGCCAGCGCGCTGCTGGTGTCCGTGACCGGCACCGTGGTGGGCATGCCGTGCAACGCCATGTGGGCGCTGTTCGGCATCTCGATCCGCGGCGTGCTGAAAGCGCCGCGCAACCAGCGCATCTTCAATCTGGCGATGGGCGCCATCCTGCTGCTGCTCGCCGTGACGTTTTTACGCTAG
- a CDS encoding Vat family streptogramin A O-acetyltransferase — protein sequence MEGPDPNTTYPMPGFPQICFLKNIITRPNIEIGDYTYYDDPDGVKQFEDNVLYHFPFIGDRLSIGKFCAIARGVKFIMNGANHQMNGISSYPFFIFGNGWEAARPVEGELPYKGDTMIGNDVWIGYDTLIMPGVRIGDGAIIAARSVVTADIPPYAIVGGNPARVVRERFDAASVQRLLEIAWWDRPAEWIGRHLDLIRGGDVDALFAAAR from the coding sequence ATGGAAGGTCCTGATCCAAATACGACATACCCGATGCCTGGGTTCCCGCAAATCTGTTTTTTAAAAAATATTATCACCCGCCCCAACATTGAAATCGGCGATTACACCTATTACGACGATCCGGATGGCGTCAAGCAGTTCGAAGACAATGTCCTGTACCATTTTCCGTTCATCGGCGATCGCCTGAGCATCGGCAAATTCTGCGCCATCGCGCGTGGGGTGAAGTTCATCATGAACGGCGCCAACCATCAAATGAACGGGATTTCAAGCTATCCATTCTTCATTTTTGGCAATGGGTGGGAAGCCGCGCGGCCTGTCGAGGGAGAATTGCCATACAAGGGCGATACGATGATTGGCAACGACGTGTGGATAGGCTACGACACGCTCATCATGCCCGGAGTACGGATCGGTGATGGCGCCATCATCGCCGCGCGCTCGGTTGTCACCGCCGACATCCCGCCTTATGCCATCGTCGGCGGCAATCCGGCACGTGTCGTCCGGGAGCGCTTCGATGCCGCTTCCGTGCAAAGGCTACTGGAAATCGCCTGGTGGGATCGCCCGGCGGAATGGATAGGCCGGCACCTCGACCTGATCCGGGGCGGCGACGTCGACGCGCTGTTTGCCGCCGCCCGGTGA
- a CDS encoding PaaI family thioesterase: MHPNDMTGLQLMQAFAQGLFPRPGISKTMPMDAHTIEHGRVIFTATANETHTNPMGGVHGGFAATVLDTVTGCATHTVLPAGESYGTTDLNIKMCRPLPFNVTVYAEGKVINAGRNLVISEGTIRDEAGKVYAHATATCMIIRPREQAAA; this comes from the coding sequence ATGCACCCCAACGACATGACCGGCTTGCAACTGATGCAAGCTTTTGCGCAAGGCCTGTTCCCACGGCCCGGCATTTCCAAGACCATGCCCATGGACGCGCACACGATCGAGCACGGCCGGGTGATCTTCACGGCCACGGCGAATGAAACGCACACCAATCCCATGGGCGGCGTGCATGGCGGTTTTGCCGCCACCGTGCTCGACACGGTCACGGGTTGCGCCACGCACACGGTTTTGCCGGCCGGCGAAAGCTACGGCACGACGGACCTGAACATCAAGATGTGCCGCCCCCTGCCCTTCAACGTGACGGTCTACGCCGAAGGCAAAGTCATCAATGCGGGCCGCAACCTGGTCATTTCCGAAGGCACGATCCGCGACGAAGCGGGTAAAGTGTACGCGCACGCGACAGCCACCTGCATGATCATTCGCCCCCGGGAGCAAGCGGCCGCATGA
- a CDS encoding MarR family winged helix-turn-helix transcriptional regulator — MRTNTSPQSDLPDAAACPLGERSPRLFNLLNLARQNLFRSADAVFSSELGFSGTQVVALFALKGEEGCQLKDLGRALQLKNSAVTGLVARMEENGLIVRGQSALDARAGTLHMSPRGGEVLAAALPLLDSLNEQLKQGFSEEELAVVARFLLHASRLRFAQDQANPQTKAGVRP, encoded by the coding sequence ATGCGTACCAATACCTCCCCTCAATCCGACCTTCCCGATGCCGCAGCCTGCCCGCTGGGCGAGCGTTCGCCGCGCCTGTTCAATCTGCTCAATCTGGCGCGCCAGAACCTGTTCCGCTCGGCCGATGCCGTGTTTAGCAGCGAACTGGGATTTTCCGGCACGCAAGTGGTCGCCCTGTTTGCCCTGAAGGGCGAGGAAGGCTGTCAGTTGAAGGATCTGGGGCGGGCGCTGCAGCTGAAAAACTCGGCCGTGACGGGCCTGGTGGCGCGCATGGAAGAAAACGGCCTGATCGTGCGCGGCCAGTCGGCGCTCGACGCGCGCGCCGGCACCCTGCACATGTCGCCCAGGGGCGGCGAGGTGCTGGCCGCCGCCCTGCCCCTGCTCGACAGCCTGAACGAACAACTGAAGCAAGGTTTTAGCGAAGAAGAACTGGCCGTCGTCGCCCGCTTCCTGCTGCACGCCTCGCGCCTGCGTTTTGCGCAAGATCAAGCCAACCCACAGACAAAAGCTGGGGTCAGACCCTGA